One Gloeobacter morelensis MG652769 DNA window includes the following coding sequences:
- the purM gene encoding phosphoribosylformylglycinamidine cyclo-ligase gives MDYKSAGVDVEAGYEFVARIRGAVERTRRPEQLGGLGGFGGLFALPAGYREPVLVAGTDGVGTKLKLAFALDRHDTIGIDCVAMCANDVLAQGAEPLFFLDYLATGKLSPAQLAGVVEGIAAGCLEAGCTLLGGETAEMPGFYAAGEYDVAGFCVGIVEKSQIIDGSRVQVGDVLLGLASSGVHSNGFSLVRRIVELSGLDWHHRPEALCASLGEILLTPTRIYVKPVRAALQAGFDIRGIAHITGGGLVENVPRALGGLGARLERASWPVPRIFDWLARTGAVGEVDMQMTFNLGLGLVLACPPDQAEALQAFFAECNEAVFPIGTVGEAAGVVFV, from the coding sequence ATGGATTACAAATCAGCGGGGGTAGATGTCGAGGCGGGGTATGAATTTGTGGCCCGCATCCGGGGGGCGGTGGAGCGCACCCGCAGGCCGGAGCAACTGGGTGGGCTGGGCGGCTTCGGTGGGCTGTTCGCCTTGCCCGCGGGCTACCGCGAGCCGGTGCTGGTGGCGGGTACCGATGGGGTGGGTACCAAGCTCAAACTCGCCTTCGCCCTCGATCGCCACGATACGATCGGCATCGACTGCGTGGCGATGTGCGCCAACGACGTGCTCGCCCAGGGGGCGGAGCCGCTGTTTTTTCTTGATTACCTGGCCACGGGCAAACTCTCCCCGGCGCAACTGGCCGGGGTGGTCGAAGGGATCGCAGCAGGCTGCCTGGAGGCGGGCTGCACACTGCTAGGCGGTGAAACGGCGGAGATGCCCGGATTTTACGCGGCGGGCGAGTACGACGTGGCCGGGTTCTGTGTCGGGATTGTCGAGAAAAGCCAAATTATCGACGGCAGCCGCGTGCAGGTGGGCGATGTGCTGTTGGGGCTGGCAAGCAGCGGCGTGCACAGCAACGGCTTCAGTCTGGTGCGGCGCATTGTCGAGCTGTCGGGTCTGGACTGGCACCACCGACCGGAAGCGCTCTGCGCTTCCCTGGGCGAAATCCTACTCACCCCCACCCGCATCTATGTCAAACCGGTGCGCGCAGCTTTGCAGGCCGGTTTTGACATCCGCGGAATCGCCCACATTACCGGGGGCGGCCTTGTCGAGAATGTGCCGCGCGCCCTGGGTGGGCTCGGTGCCCGGCTGGAGCGGGCCAGTTGGCCGGTGCCCCGGATATTCGACTGGCTGGCCCGGACCGGCGCTGTTGGCGAAGTGGATATGCAAATGACGTTCAATCTCGGGCTGGGACTTGTCCTGGCGTGCCCGCCGGATCAGGCGGAAGCGCTGCAGGCGTTCTTTGCCGAGTGCAATGAAGCGGTGT
- a CDS encoding type II toxin-antitoxin system VapC family toxin yields MWLVVDSSTVVKWFFPEVLTGQALALRRAWESSNVELIAPTLLLTEVGNVVWKKQRNALVTYEEGAQIVSHLLALELPLVKVQNLLPRAYQLAGIFQRTVYDALYLALAEQMEAEFVTADLRLCNAVHPMLEFVRYLGNYSQQ; encoded by the coding sequence ATGTGGCTGGTCGTCGACAGCAGCACTGTGGTGAAGTGGTTTTTCCCGGAGGTTCTGACCGGGCAGGCTCTGGCCCTTCGCCGGGCCTGGGAAAGCTCGAATGTAGAACTGATCGCACCGACACTCCTGCTGACTGAAGTCGGCAATGTCGTCTGGAAGAAGCAACGCAATGCATTGGTGACCTATGAAGAGGGTGCACAGATCGTCTCCCATCTGCTGGCGCTTGAACTGCCTCTGGTGAAGGTGCAGAACTTGTTGCCAAGAGCCTATCAACTGGCTGGTATTTTTCAGCGGACAGTGTACGACGCTCTTTACCTGGCTCTGGCAGAACAGATGGAAGCAGAGTTTGTGACCGCCGATCTGCGGCTGTGCAATGCGGTCCATCCGATGTTGGAGTTTGTGCGATATCTGGGCAACTATTCGCAGCAATGA
- a CDS encoding FitA-like ribbon-helix-helix domain-containing protein — MVNISLRDIPDDVYEQIKQMAGRERRSINQQILVLLEQATRRHRRPAASVLEQIDRQREAIVARIGLLPDSTEDIAEDRER; from the coding sequence ATGGTCAATATCAGCCTGCGCGACATACCCGACGATGTCTACGAGCAGATCAAACAGATGGCCGGTCGCGAGCGCCGCTCGATCAACCAGCAAATCCTGGTGTTGCTGGAGCAAGCCACCCGTCGGCATCGTCGACCGGCCGCCAGTGTGCTGGAGCAAATTGACCGTCAGCGCGAAGCGATTGTCGCCCGCATTGGCTTGTTGCCTGATTCCACTGAAGATATCGCTGAAGATCGAGAGCGCTGA
- a CDS encoding sigma-70 family RNA polymerase sigma factor, which produces MPPSHPPKRQDVLSVFSTFLDISPEAAALWVPDHRLRRSAQILLAGDVTGRAGADGRARGLLSQWQRQPCPGLARLHLIAYLQESCYWAAWKVCENRPAARSQLTDLFQAGIVKVDVILTKFNVELGFGLDSYAFNSFKNTIRHELNRRELSSANCSSDWSLLRHTGRESLGTALRHANHPDAEIERYVLAWLSYQRLYVPADASRTRRLRGPDAATWDLIAQDFNRQRPLHLPPASPTAEAADIARWMRLCAEALRAYRPRFVSIDAPRADLEGTAEPLAIPTESAFDAVQRQEEREYAEAINQVLCCALDGLDPAKRRLLDLYHGEELGQKQIARQIGKDQGTVSRQLTRCRGELVVALAKWSQEKLNISLTCEVLKRLEAVVDEWLCEHYGQTRRWQQESASE; this is translated from the coding sequence ATGCCGCCATCGCATCCCCCGAAAAGGCAAGACGTTCTGAGCGTATTTTCAACTTTTTTAGATATTTCTCCCGAAGCCGCCGCTTTGTGGGTACCGGACCACCGGTTGCGCCGCAGTGCCCAAATACTGCTGGCCGGAGATGTGACGGGGCGCGCGGGTGCCGACGGCCGCGCGCGCGGTTTGCTTTCCCAGTGGCAGCGGCAGCCTTGTCCGGGACTGGCGCGCCTGCATCTGATCGCCTACCTGCAAGAATCGTGCTACTGGGCGGCCTGGAAAGTCTGCGAAAATCGACCGGCGGCGCGCTCCCAGCTGACGGATTTGTTTCAGGCGGGAATTGTCAAAGTCGATGTCATCCTCACCAAGTTCAACGTCGAACTGGGCTTTGGGCTCGACAGCTACGCATTCAACAGTTTCAAAAACACGATCCGTCACGAATTGAACCGGCGCGAGTTGAGTTCGGCCAACTGCAGCAGCGACTGGTCACTTTTGCGCCACACGGGACGCGAGTCGCTCGGCACCGCCCTGCGCCACGCCAATCACCCGGATGCGGAAATCGAGCGTTACGTGCTGGCCTGGCTGAGTTACCAGCGCCTGTACGTTCCTGCCGATGCGTCGCGCACCCGCCGCCTGAGGGGCCCAGACGCCGCCACCTGGGACTTGATTGCCCAAGATTTTAACCGCCAACGCCCGCTGCACCTGCCGCCAGCGAGCCCGACTGCCGAAGCGGCCGATATCGCCCGCTGGATGCGCCTGTGCGCCGAGGCGCTGCGCGCCTACCGTCCGCGCTTTGTGTCCATCGACGCTCCCCGGGCGGATCTGGAGGGCACCGCCGAGCCGCTCGCCATTCCCACCGAATCGGCCTTCGACGCGGTGCAGCGCCAGGAGGAGCGCGAGTATGCAGAAGCGATCAACCAGGTGCTGTGCTGTGCCCTCGACGGGCTCGACCCTGCCAAGCGCCGCCTGCTCGACCTTTACCATGGGGAAGAGTTGGGCCAGAAGCAAATTGCCCGGCAAATCGGCAAAGATCAAGGAACGGTGTCCAGACAACTCACGCGCTGCCGGGGGGAGTTGGTGGTCGCCCTTGCAAAATGGAGTCAGGAAAAATTGAATATTTCCCTCACCTGTGAGGTATTAAAAAGATTAGAAGCGGTGGTGGACGAGTGGTTGTGCGAGCACTACGGTCAAACCCGCCGCTGGCAACAGGAGAGTGCCTCCGAATGA
- a CDS encoding DUF1822 family protein, whose protein sequence is MTQENSPLLFDDPTALCLEISEADQERAWRECANVTHPVSHWRAFRNRLTLAVLLPWIREDIDPHAAVWPAPTALSAFWDLVGGTALTANGKRWVICLDETDGTAPVHIPQEWLDIPAWAADYYLLVHLDLAGQLLRVSGWATHRQIKTLGRFDPRDRTYCVEESLIQTGLGSLWAITAGGLLLAEPTRAAMPEVPGLTVSQARALIERLGNPKISEPRLEVPFEQWAALISHDGWCQGLYAHRRGLPPQWSVLEWLKNGVSELAREAGWSAAATVGAEARSAGSNLVFFSRVLSIADKTCELCIEQITPGVWRFRLRTTLWNSRLPAGTTLRLLTENLQSFENNEVHARTAVEEIAIDLTLEEGEGIVWEIETAPKHFQREILQF, encoded by the coding sequence ATGACCCAAGAAAACAGCCCCCTGCTGTTCGACGATCCCACTGCCCTGTGTCTGGAAATTTCCGAAGCGGACCAGGAGCGGGCCTGGCGCGAGTGCGCCAATGTTACCCATCCGGTTTCCCACTGGCGGGCATTTCGCAATCGCCTGACCCTCGCGGTACTGCTGCCCTGGATCCGCGAGGATATCGATCCCCACGCGGCGGTCTGGCCTGCGCCCACGGCCCTGTCAGCCTTCTGGGATCTAGTCGGCGGTACGGCCTTGACAGCGAACGGCAAGCGCTGGGTAATCTGTCTCGACGAGACCGACGGGACCGCCCCTGTGCACATCCCTCAGGAGTGGCTCGACATCCCTGCCTGGGCGGCCGACTATTATCTGCTGGTCCATCTCGACCTCGCAGGCCAGTTGCTGCGGGTATCGGGTTGGGCGACGCACCGACAGATCAAAACCCTAGGCCGCTTCGACCCGCGCGATCGCACCTATTGCGTGGAAGAGTCACTTATTCAGACCGGGTTGGGCAGCCTCTGGGCGATCACGGCCGGAGGACTTCTTCTTGCAGAACCTACTCGCGCCGCTATGCCTGAGGTGCCAGGATTGACTGTATCCCAAGCCCGCGCACTCATCGAACGGCTGGGTAACCCTAAAATTTCCGAACCTCGCCTAGAAGTCCCCTTTGAGCAGTGGGCCGCCCTGATTTCCCACGACGGCTGGTGCCAGGGACTCTACGCCCACCGCCGGGGTCTGCCGCCCCAATGGTCGGTACTGGAGTGGCTTAAAAACGGCGTATCAGAACTGGCCCGCGAAGCTGGTTGGTCGGCCGCAGCCACCGTGGGCGCCGAAGCTAGGAGTGCTGGATCTAATCTGGTGTTTTTCTCTCGCGTCCTCTCGATCGCGGACAAGACCTGCGAACTATGTATCGAGCAGATTACCCCTGGCGTCTGGCGCTTCCGCCTGCGCACTACACTCTGGAACAGCCGCTTGCCGGCTGGCACGACGTTGCGGCTTTTGACTGAGAATCTGCAGAGCTTTGAAAATAACGAAGTACATGCACGTACAGCAGTTGAAGAAATAGCCATAGACTTGACACTCGAAGAAGGAGAAGGAATTGTCTGGGAAATTGAAACAGCTCCCAAACATTTCCAACGGGAGATCCTACAGTTTTAG